One window of the Pyrinomonadaceae bacterium genome contains the following:
- a CDS encoding DUF2085 domain-containing protein, with the protein MIASPNSGETLTTRESRISVVVWGLLASIVLLIDIATVAAPAALSRGHLGFSEFIYQAFSYLCHQIPERSFHLAGHPFAVCSRCTGLYAGFAIATLALPLTRSLKRTDTPHVIWLLMSGVPLAVDFGLTYFEIWQNNHFTRVTTGALFGAVAALYVVPGLIELSVIVQRRFSRGSKKEDFGASL; encoded by the coding sequence TTGATCGCGTCGCCCAACTCTGGAGAAACTCTCACCACGCGTGAATCACGCATCTCAGTCGTTGTCTGGGGCCTGCTCGCCTCGATCGTTCTGCTAATCGACATCGCTACCGTCGCTGCTCCCGCAGCTTTGTCTCGCGGCCACTTGGGGTTCTCAGAATTCATTTACCAGGCCTTCAGTTACCTCTGTCATCAAATTCCCGAGCGTTCATTTCATCTCGCCGGTCATCCCTTCGCCGTCTGTTCGCGCTGCACCGGGTTGTATGCCGGATTCGCGATCGCGACGTTGGCTTTGCCTTTGACGCGCTCGCTGAAACGAACCGACACGCCGCACGTCATCTGGCTTCTAATGTCCGGCGTCCCGCTCGCCGTCGATTTCGGGCTGACCTATTTTGAAATCTGGCAGAACAATCACTTCACGCGCGTGACGACGGGTGCGTTATTCGGCGCGGTGGCGGCGCTTTATGTGGTGCCGGGATTGATTGAATTGAGTGTGATCGTGCAACGACGGTTTAGCAGAGGAAGCAAAAAAGAAGACTTCGGTGCGTCGCTTTAA